One window from the genome of Rhinolophus ferrumequinum isolate MPI-CBG mRhiFer1 chromosome 10, mRhiFer1_v1.p, whole genome shotgun sequence encodes:
- the FMNL3 gene encoding formin-like protein 3 isoform X1, whose amino-acid sequence MGNLESAEGGAGEPPSVSLLPPPGKMPMPEPCELEERFALVLSSMNLPPDKARLLRQYDNEKKWDLICDQERFQVKNPPHTYIQKLQSFLDPSVTRKKFRRRVQESTKVLRELEISLRTNHIGWVREFLNDENKGLDVLVDYLSFAQCSVMFDFEGLESGDDGAFDKLRSWSRSIEDLQPPSALSAPFTNSLARSARQSVLRYSTLPGRRALKNSRLVSQKDDVHVCILCLRAIMNYQYGFNLVMSHPHAVNEIALSLNNKNPRTKALVLELLAAVCLVRGGHEIILAAFDNFKEVCKELHRFEKLMEYFRNEDSNIDFMVACMQFINIVVHSVEDMNFRVHLQYEFTKLGLEDFLQKSRHTESEKLQVQIQAYLDNVFDVGGLLEDAETKNVALEKVEELEEHVSHLTEKLLDLENENMMRVAELEKQLLQREKELESIKETYENTSHQVHTLRRLIKEKEEAFQRRCHLEPSARGLESVGSEALARLGPAELGEGAPRSDLDLLAPAPPPEEALPLPPPPAPPLPPPPPPLPDKCPPAPPLPGAAPSVVLTVGLSAIRIKKPIKTKFRLPVFNWTALKPNQISGTVFSELDDEKILEDLDLDKFEELFKTKAQGPALDLICSKNKTAQKAASKVTLLEANRAKNLAITLRKAGRSAEEICRAIHTFDLQTLPVDFVECLMRFLPTEAEVKLLRQYERERQPLEELAAEDRFMLLFSKVERLTQRMAGMAFLGNFQDNLQMLTPQLNAIIAASASVKSSQKLKQMLEIILALGNYMNSSKRGAVYGFKLQSLDLLLDTKSTDRKMTLLHFIALTVKEKYPDLANFWHELHFVEKAAAVSLENVLLDVKELGRGMELIRRECSIHDNSVLRNFLSTNEGKLDKLQRDAKTAEEAYNAVVRYFGESPKTTPPSVFFPVFVRFIRSYKEAEQENEARKKQEEVMREKQLAQEAKKLDAKTPSQRNKWQQQELIAELRRRQAKEHRPVYEGKDGTIEDIITVLKSVPFTARTAKRGSRFFCDAAHHDESNC is encoded by the exons CCTCCCCACACTTACATCCAGAAACTTCAGAGCTTCTTGGACCCCAGCGTAACTCGGAAG AAGTTCAGGAGGAGAGTGCAGGAGTCAACCAAAGTACTGAGGGAGCTGGAGATCTCGCTTCGTACCAACCACATTGG GTGGGTGCGGGAGTTTCTGAATGATGAAAACAAAGGCCTTGATGTGTTGGTGGATTACCTGTCCTTTGCCCAATGTTCCGTCAT GTTTGACTTTGAGGGACTGGAGAGTGGTGACGATGGTGCATTTGACAAGCTCCGGTCCTGGAGCAGGTCCATCGAGGACCTGCAGCCACCCAGCGCCCTGTCAGCCCCCTTCACCAACAGCCTCGCTCGCTCTGCGCGCCAGTCTGTGCTCCG GTACAGCACGCTTCCTGGGCGCAGGGCTCTGAAGAACTCGCGGCTGGTGAGCCAGAAGGATGATGTCCACGTCTGCATCCTTTGTCTCAGAGCCATTATGAACTATCAG TACGGATTCAACCTGGTCATGTCCCACCCCCACGCTGTCAACGAGattgct CTCAGTCTCAACAACAAGAATCCAAG GACCAAAGCCCTTGTCTTAGAGCTCCTGGCAGCTGTGTGTTTGGTGCGGGGAGGTCACGAAATTATTCTGGCTGCCTTTGACAATTTCAAAGAG GTTTGCAAGGAGCTGCACCGCTTTGAGAAGCTGATGGAGTATTTCCGGAACGAGGACAGCAATATCGACTTCATG GTGGCCTGCATGCAGTTTATCAACATTGTGGTGCACTCGGTGGAGGATATGAACTTCCGGGTCCACCTGCAGTACGAGTTCACTaagctggggctggaggactTCTTGCAG AAGTCAAGGCACACAGAGAGCGAGAAGCTGCAGGTGCAGATCCAGGCGTACCTGGACAACGTGTTTGACGTGGGGGGTTTGTTGGAGGATGCTGAGACCAAAAATGTGGCCCTGGAGAAGGTGGAAGAACTGGAGGAGCATGTGTCCCAC CTCACGGAGAAGCTTCTGGACCTCGAGAACGAGAACATGATGCGGGTGGCAGAGCTAGAGAAGCAGCTGCTGCAGCGGGAGAAGGAACTAGAGAGCATCAAG GAGACTTATGAGAACACCAGCCACCAGGTGCACACCTTGCGGAGGCTCATtaaagagaaggaggaggccTTCCAGCGCCGATGCCACTTGGAGCCTAGTGCCCGGGGCCTGGAGTCTGTGGGCAGTGAGGCCCTGGCCCGGCTGGGTCCTGCGGAGCTGGGCGAGGGCGCGCCGCGCTCGGACCTGGACCTGCTGGCACCAGCCCCGCCCCCGGAGGaggccctccctctgcctccgCCGCCCGCTCCTCCCttgcccccgccccctcccccgtTACCAG ACAAgtgtcccccagccccacctctcccTGGCGCTGCTCCCTCTGTGGTGTTGACAGTAGGCCTGTCAG CCATTCGCATCAAGAAGCCTATCAAGACCAAGTTCCGGCTGCCTGTCTTCAACTGGACGGCGCTGAAGCCCAACCAGATCAGCGGCACTGTCTTCAGTGAACTTGATGACGAGAAGATCTTGGAG GACCTGGACCTGGACAAATTTGAAGAACTGTTCAAGACGAAAGCCCAGGGCCCTGCCCTTGACCTCATCTGCTCCAAGAACAAGACAGCGCAAAAGGCCGCCAGCAAGGTGACCCTGTTGGAAGCCAATCGTGCCAAGAACCTGGCCATCACCCTACGCAAGGCTGGCCGCTCCGCTGAGGAGATCTGCAGGGCTATCCACAC GTTCGACCTCCAGACACTACCGGTGGACTTCGTGGAGTGCCTGATGCGCTTCCTGCCCACAGAGGCAGAGGTGAAGCTGCTGCGGCAATATGAGCGGGAGCGGCAGCCCCTGGAGGAGCTGGCAGCCGAGGACCGTTTCATGCTGCTCTTCAGCAAGGTTGAGCGGCTGACCCAGCGAATGGCTGGCATGGCTTTCCTGGGCAACTTCCAGGACAACCTGCAGATGCTCACGCCG CAACTCAATGCCATCATTGCCGCCTCCGCCTCTGTCAAGTCCTCACAGAAGCTGAAGCAGATGTTAGAG ATCATACTCGCGCTGGGGAACTACATGAACAGCAGCAAGCGGGGAGCTGTGTACGGCTTCAAGCTCCAGAGCCTGGATCTG CTGCTGGACACCAAGTCCACTGACAGGAAGATGACACTGCTGCATTTCATTGCCTTGACGGTGAAGGAGAAATACCCAGACCTGGCGAACTTCTGGCATGAGCTGCACTTTGTGGAGAAGGCTGCCGCAG TGTCCCTGGAGAACGTGCTGCTAGATGTGAAGGAGCTGGGCCGGGGCATGGAGCTGATTCGACGGGAGTGCAGCATACATGACAACAGTGTCCTTCGGAACTTCCTCAGCACCAATGAAGGCAAACTGGACAAGCTCCAGCGCGATGCCAAGACGGCTGAA GAGGCCTACAACGCAGTCGTGCGCTACTTCGGTGAGAGTCCCAAGACCACGCCTCCTTCTGTATTCTTCCCAGTATTTGTCCGATTCATTCGTTCTTACAAG GAAGCAGAACAGGAGAATGAAGCCCGCAAGAAGCAGGAGGAAGTAATGCGGGAGAAGCAGCTGGCTCAGGAAGCCAAGAAACTGGATGCCAAG ACCCCATCGCAGCGGAACAAGTGGCAACAGCAGGAGCTAATTGCAGAGTTGAGGCGGCGCCAGGCCAAGGAGCACCGGCCTGTGTACGAGGGGAAGGATGGTACCATTGAGGACATCATCACAG TGCTGAAGAGTGTCCCTTTCACGGCCCGCACTGCCAAGCGGGGCTCACGCTTCTTCTGTGATGCAGCCCACCATGATGAGTCAAACTGTTAA
- the FMNL3 gene encoding formin-like protein 3 isoform X4, with the protein MGNLESAEGGAGEPPSVSLLPPPGKMPMPEPCELEERFALVLSSMNLPPDKARLLRQYDNEKKWDLICDQERFQVKNPPHTYIQKLQSFLDPSVTRKKFRRRVQESTKVLRELEISLRTNHIGWVREFLNDENKGLDVLVDYLSFAQCSVMYSTLPGRRALKNSRLVSQKDDVHVCILCLRAIMNYQYGFNLVMSHPHAVNEIALSLNNKNPRTKALVLELLAAVCLVRGGHEIILAAFDNFKEVCKELHRFEKLMEYFRNEDSNIDFMVACMQFINIVVHSVEDMNFRVHLQYEFTKLGLEDFLQKSRHTESEKLQVQIQAYLDNVFDVGGLLEDAETKNVALEKVEELEEHVSHLTEKLLDLENENMMRVAELEKQLLQREKELESIKETYENTSHQVHTLRRLIKEKEEAFQRRCHLEPSARGLESVGSEALARLGPAELGEGAPRSDLDLLAPAPPPEEALPLPPPPAPPLPPPPPPLPDKCPPAPPLPGAAPSVVLTVGLSAIRIKKPIKTKFRLPVFNWTALKPNQISGTVFSELDDEKILEDLDLDKFEELFKTKAQGPALDLICSKNKTAQKAASKVTLLEANRAKNLAITLRKAGRSAEEICRAIHTFDLQTLPVDFVECLMRFLPTEAEVKLLRQYERERQPLEELAAEDRFMLLFSKVERLTQRMAGMAFLGNFQDNLQMLTPQLNAIIAASASVKSSQKLKQMLEIILALGNYMNSSKRGAVYGFKLQSLDLLLDTKSTDRKMTLLHFIALTVKEKYPDLANFWHELHFVEKAAAVSLENVLLDVKELGRGMELIRRECSIHDNSVLRNFLSTNEGKLDKLQRDAKTAEEAYNAVVRYFGESPKTTPPSVFFPVFVRFIRSYKEAEQENEARKKQEEVMREKQLAQEAKKLDAKTPSQRNKWQQQELIAELRRRQAKEHRPVYEGKDGTIEDIITVLKSVPFTARTAKRGSRFFCDAAHHDESNC; encoded by the exons CCTCCCCACACTTACATCCAGAAACTTCAGAGCTTCTTGGACCCCAGCGTAACTCGGAAG AAGTTCAGGAGGAGAGTGCAGGAGTCAACCAAAGTACTGAGGGAGCTGGAGATCTCGCTTCGTACCAACCACATTGG GTGGGTGCGGGAGTTTCTGAATGATGAAAACAAAGGCCTTGATGTGTTGGTGGATTACCTGTCCTTTGCCCAATGTTCCGTCAT GTACAGCACGCTTCCTGGGCGCAGGGCTCTGAAGAACTCGCGGCTGGTGAGCCAGAAGGATGATGTCCACGTCTGCATCCTTTGTCTCAGAGCCATTATGAACTATCAG TACGGATTCAACCTGGTCATGTCCCACCCCCACGCTGTCAACGAGattgct CTCAGTCTCAACAACAAGAATCCAAG GACCAAAGCCCTTGTCTTAGAGCTCCTGGCAGCTGTGTGTTTGGTGCGGGGAGGTCACGAAATTATTCTGGCTGCCTTTGACAATTTCAAAGAG GTTTGCAAGGAGCTGCACCGCTTTGAGAAGCTGATGGAGTATTTCCGGAACGAGGACAGCAATATCGACTTCATG GTGGCCTGCATGCAGTTTATCAACATTGTGGTGCACTCGGTGGAGGATATGAACTTCCGGGTCCACCTGCAGTACGAGTTCACTaagctggggctggaggactTCTTGCAG AAGTCAAGGCACACAGAGAGCGAGAAGCTGCAGGTGCAGATCCAGGCGTACCTGGACAACGTGTTTGACGTGGGGGGTTTGTTGGAGGATGCTGAGACCAAAAATGTGGCCCTGGAGAAGGTGGAAGAACTGGAGGAGCATGTGTCCCAC CTCACGGAGAAGCTTCTGGACCTCGAGAACGAGAACATGATGCGGGTGGCAGAGCTAGAGAAGCAGCTGCTGCAGCGGGAGAAGGAACTAGAGAGCATCAAG GAGACTTATGAGAACACCAGCCACCAGGTGCACACCTTGCGGAGGCTCATtaaagagaaggaggaggccTTCCAGCGCCGATGCCACTTGGAGCCTAGTGCCCGGGGCCTGGAGTCTGTGGGCAGTGAGGCCCTGGCCCGGCTGGGTCCTGCGGAGCTGGGCGAGGGCGCGCCGCGCTCGGACCTGGACCTGCTGGCACCAGCCCCGCCCCCGGAGGaggccctccctctgcctccgCCGCCCGCTCCTCCCttgcccccgccccctcccccgtTACCAG ACAAgtgtcccccagccccacctctcccTGGCGCTGCTCCCTCTGTGGTGTTGACAGTAGGCCTGTCAG CCATTCGCATCAAGAAGCCTATCAAGACCAAGTTCCGGCTGCCTGTCTTCAACTGGACGGCGCTGAAGCCCAACCAGATCAGCGGCACTGTCTTCAGTGAACTTGATGACGAGAAGATCTTGGAG GACCTGGACCTGGACAAATTTGAAGAACTGTTCAAGACGAAAGCCCAGGGCCCTGCCCTTGACCTCATCTGCTCCAAGAACAAGACAGCGCAAAAGGCCGCCAGCAAGGTGACCCTGTTGGAAGCCAATCGTGCCAAGAACCTGGCCATCACCCTACGCAAGGCTGGCCGCTCCGCTGAGGAGATCTGCAGGGCTATCCACAC GTTCGACCTCCAGACACTACCGGTGGACTTCGTGGAGTGCCTGATGCGCTTCCTGCCCACAGAGGCAGAGGTGAAGCTGCTGCGGCAATATGAGCGGGAGCGGCAGCCCCTGGAGGAGCTGGCAGCCGAGGACCGTTTCATGCTGCTCTTCAGCAAGGTTGAGCGGCTGACCCAGCGAATGGCTGGCATGGCTTTCCTGGGCAACTTCCAGGACAACCTGCAGATGCTCACGCCG CAACTCAATGCCATCATTGCCGCCTCCGCCTCTGTCAAGTCCTCACAGAAGCTGAAGCAGATGTTAGAG ATCATACTCGCGCTGGGGAACTACATGAACAGCAGCAAGCGGGGAGCTGTGTACGGCTTCAAGCTCCAGAGCCTGGATCTG CTGCTGGACACCAAGTCCACTGACAGGAAGATGACACTGCTGCATTTCATTGCCTTGACGGTGAAGGAGAAATACCCAGACCTGGCGAACTTCTGGCATGAGCTGCACTTTGTGGAGAAGGCTGCCGCAG TGTCCCTGGAGAACGTGCTGCTAGATGTGAAGGAGCTGGGCCGGGGCATGGAGCTGATTCGACGGGAGTGCAGCATACATGACAACAGTGTCCTTCGGAACTTCCTCAGCACCAATGAAGGCAAACTGGACAAGCTCCAGCGCGATGCCAAGACGGCTGAA GAGGCCTACAACGCAGTCGTGCGCTACTTCGGTGAGAGTCCCAAGACCACGCCTCCTTCTGTATTCTTCCCAGTATTTGTCCGATTCATTCGTTCTTACAAG GAAGCAGAACAGGAGAATGAAGCCCGCAAGAAGCAGGAGGAAGTAATGCGGGAGAAGCAGCTGGCTCAGGAAGCCAAGAAACTGGATGCCAAG ACCCCATCGCAGCGGAACAAGTGGCAACAGCAGGAGCTAATTGCAGAGTTGAGGCGGCGCCAGGCCAAGGAGCACCGGCCTGTGTACGAGGGGAAGGATGGTACCATTGAGGACATCATCACAG TGCTGAAGAGTGTCCCTTTCACGGCCCGCACTGCCAAGCGGGGCTCACGCTTCTTCTGTGATGCAGCCCACCATGATGAGTCAAACTGTTAA